The following are encoded together in the Peromyscus leucopus breed LL Stock chromosome 1, UCI_PerLeu_2.1, whole genome shotgun sequence genome:
- the LOC114687928 gene encoding LOW QUALITY PROTEIN: platelet glycoprotein VI-like (The sequence of the model RefSeq protein was modified relative to this genomic sequence to represent the inferred CDS: inserted 1 base in 1 codon), protein MSPALPTFFCLGLCVLQVIQAQRGSFPKPSLQAQPSSLVALEQTVTLRCQGPRVVDLYRIEKLKSKEYNDQDFLLIPRMNINKAGRYRCSYQNGSHWSPXSDHLELIATGIYSKPSLSAHPSSVVPPGRDVTLKCQTPESFDQFVLYKEGDTGPYKGTKTWNGADFPITKVTAAHSGTYQCYSFSSSSPYLWSAPSDPLVLVVTATPSQVPTEAPSPTTELLEASRRPSILPTTKISTTSFSRQHYVKGNLVRICLGAMIVMFLVGLLAEHWHSRKKCQPHRIRAVQRPLPPLPLA, encoded by the exons GGCTGTGTGTACTGCAAGTGATCCAAGCACAGAGGG GCTCATTCCCTAAGCCTTCACTCCAGGCTCAGCCCAGTTCCCTGGTGGCCCTGGAGCAGACAGTTACTCTGCGGTGCCAGGGGCCTCGGGTCGTGGATTTATATCGAATAGAGAAACTGAAATCCAAGGAGTATAATGATCAAGACTTTCTCCTCATCCCCCGCATGAATATAAACAAAGCCGGACGCTACCGTTGCTCGTATCAGAATGGGAGTCACTGGTCTC CAAGTGACCACCTTGAGCTAATTGCTACAG GCATTTACAGTAAACCCTCACTCTCAGCTCATCCCAGCTCAGTAGTCCCCCCGGGCAGGGACGTGACTCTGAAGTGCCAGACCCCCGAAAGTTTTGATCAATTTGTTCTATACAAAGAGGGGGATACTGGGCCTTACAAGGGAACCAAGACATGGAATGGGGCTGATTTCCCCATCACCAAAGTGACTGCTGCTCACAGTGGGACTTACCAGTGTTACAGCTTTTCCAGCTCATCTCCATATCTGTGGTCAGCCCCCAGTGACCCTCTGGTGCTTGTGGTTACAG CCACTCCCAgccaggtacccacagaggcgcCATCTCCCACAACAG AACTCTTAGAAGCCTCCAGGAGACCTTCTATCTTACCCACAACCAAGATATCTACAACTA gTTTTTCCCGTCAGCACTATGTCAAGGGGAATCTGGTCCGGATATGCCTTGGTGCCATGATTGTGATGTTCCTGGTGGGGCTTCTGGCAGAGCATTGGCACAGTCGGAAAAAATGCCAGCCACACAGGATCAGAGCTGTGCAAAGgccactcccacccctcccactGGCCTAG